A DNA window from Flammeovirga agarivorans contains the following coding sequences:
- a CDS encoding O-methyltransferase, with protein sequence MQVFDFLKYKYNAGNAHGLHSPFVYELYTQVIEPQKYYYFFDQIEKERQQLLANDQEIKVTDLGAGSRKHNTINRKVNSIAESSLSNKRTGSFLFELVHRYKYENILELGTSLGISSMYLAAASKKVKLTTIEGCPNIANIAQDIFNKHKHLNIDSKVGNINNLLPEVLKEKKQIDLVYFDANHTYDATMNYYNLCKNYAHENTLFIFDDIYWSKGMKKAWNEISQDKEIGISIDLYHLGLVYFRKKQPKQHFTLIY encoded by the coding sequence ATGCAAGTTTTCGACTTCCTAAAGTATAAATACAATGCAGGGAATGCCCATGGGTTACATTCACCTTTTGTTTATGAGCTTTATACTCAAGTAATTGAACCACAAAAGTATTATTATTTTTTCGATCAGATCGAAAAAGAAAGACAACAATTATTAGCAAATGATCAAGAAATAAAGGTCACTGATTTGGGAGCAGGATCAAGAAAACACAATACTATTAATAGGAAAGTGAATTCAATTGCAGAAAGTTCATTATCAAATAAAAGGACTGGATCTTTTCTGTTTGAATTAGTTCACCGATATAAATATGAAAATATTCTAGAATTAGGCACCTCATTAGGTATATCGTCAATGTATTTAGCTGCTGCCTCAAAAAAAGTAAAACTTACAACGATAGAAGGATGCCCTAACATTGCCAACATAGCTCAAGATATTTTTAATAAGCACAAGCACCTAAATATTGATTCCAAGGTTGGCAATATCAACAACTTATTACCTGAAGTACTTAAAGAAAAAAAACAAATTGATTTGGTGTATTTTGACGCGAATCATACGTACGATGCTACGATGAATTATTACAACTTATGTAAGAATTATGCTCATGAGAATACCCTTTTTATCTTTGATGATATTTATTGGTCGAAGGGTATGAAAAAAGCTTGGAATGAAATCTCTCAAGATAAAGAAATTGGGATATCAATAGATTTATATCACTTAGGCTTAGTATACTTTAGAAAGAAACAACCGAAACAACATTTCACATTAATATATTAG
- the infC gene encoding translation initiation factor IF-3, translating to MAKDSHRINHQIRVKEVRLVGENVENGIVSRDEAMRLADDQGLDLVEISPNAKPPVCKVIDYSKFKYEQKKREKELKAKASKTVVKEIRFGPNTDQHDLDFKTKHAVKFLNDGNKVKAYVHFHGRTIIYKDRGKELLKRFAEKIQEHGKVEGQMRVEGRRMIMFISPNVPKK from the coding sequence ATGGCAAAAGACTCTCATAGAATAAACCACCAGATCAGAGTCAAAGAAGTTCGATTAGTTGGTGAAAACGTAGAAAATGGTATTGTTTCAAGAGACGAAGCAATGCGTCTTGCAGACGATCAAGGTCTTGACCTTGTAGAGATTTCTCCAAATGCGAAACCTCCAGTTTGTAAGGTCATTGACTACTCAAAGTTCAAGTATGAACAAAAGAAAAGAGAAAAAGAGTTAAAGGCTAAAGCATCTAAAACTGTTGTTAAAGAAATCCGTTTTGGTCCAAACACTGATCAACACGATTTAGATTTCAAAACAAAACACGCTGTTAAGTTCTTAAACGACGGTAACAAAGTGAAAGCTTATGTTCACTTCCATGGCCGTACTATTATCTATAAGGATAGAGGTAAAGAACTTTTAAAGCGTTTTGCTGAGAAAATTCAAGAACATGGTAAAGTTGAAGGTCAGATGCGTGTTGAAGGACGTAGAATGATCATGTTTATCTCTCCAAATGTTCCAAAGAAATAA
- a CDS encoding glycoside hydrolase family 25 protein, with amino-acid sequence MLKKISYIFFFFLIFIIGILFTVTWRKKPGYTVHGIDVSYYQKQVNFSKVVDDGFSFVIIKATEGDYLKDRNFAVNWNAARHDQLIRGTYHFFRADIDPIKQANWFVKHVKLLPGDLPPVLDVETTENVSIPLLRERMTIWLNLVEKKFGIKPIIYTNLSFYNDYLSTSKALTKYPIWIAAYSKFFSPRLEGKNKWMIWQYDDNGSAKGIEGPVDLNVFQGTIGDLRRYCIPGRFEETPLEIHIPKELPSISR; translated from the coding sequence ATGCTCAAGAAAATTAGTTACATTTTCTTCTTCTTTCTGATCTTTATTATTGGCATCTTATTTACTGTGACGTGGAGGAAAAAGCCAGGTTATACCGTTCATGGTATAGATGTTTCCTATTATCAGAAACAGGTTAATTTCTCTAAAGTCGTAGATGATGGGTTTTCATTTGTCATTATTAAAGCTACCGAAGGAGATTATCTAAAGGATAGAAACTTTGCTGTCAATTGGAATGCTGCCAGACATGATCAATTAATAAGAGGAACGTATCATTTTTTTCGAGCTGATATTGATCCAATAAAGCAAGCCAATTGGTTTGTGAAACATGTTAAGTTATTACCGGGAGATTTACCTCCTGTACTTGATGTGGAGACTACAGAAAATGTATCAATACCTTTGCTAAGAGAAAGAATGACGATTTGGTTGAATTTAGTTGAGAAAAAATTCGGAATAAAACCAATCATCTACACCAATCTTTCCTTTTATAATGACTACTTGTCAACTAGCAAAGCTTTAACTAAATATCCAATTTGGATAGCAGCATATTCAAAGTTCTTTTCACCCCGTTTGGAAGGGAAGAATAAGTGGATGATATGGCAATATGATGATAATGGATCTGCTAAGGGAATTGAGGGCCCAGTTGACTTGAATGTATTTCAAGGGACAATTGGTGATTTAAGAAGATACTGTATTCCTGGGAGGTTTGAAGAAACCCCTTTAGAAATACACATTCCGAAAGAATTACCTTCAATTAGCAGATAA
- the rpmI gene encoding 50S ribosomal protein L35 → MPKVKTKSGAKKRFKLSGTGKIRRKHAYKSHILTKKTTKQKRNLTLMGEVDKADTVNVKKMLWL, encoded by the coding sequence ATGCCAAAGGTTAAAACTAAATCTGGAGCGAAAAAACGTTTCAAGTTGTCAGGTACTGGCAAGATCAGAAGAAAGCACGCTTACAAGTCTCACATCTTAACGAAAAAGACTACTAAGCAAAAGCGTAACCTAACTTTGATGGGTGAGGTAGACAAGGCTGATACAGTAAACGTGAAGAAAATGCTTTGGTTATAA
- the rplT gene encoding 50S ribosomal protein L20, producing MPRSVNHVASRARRKKILKFSKGYYGARKNVWTVAKNTVEKGWQYAYIGRKHKKRSFRSLWIQRINAATRMYGDMSYSVFMGNLHKAGVELNRKVLADLAMNHPEAFKAVIEKVK from the coding sequence ATGCCTAGATCGGTCAACCACGTCGCGTCTCGCGCTAGAAGAAAAAAAATCCTTAAGTTCTCAAAAGGTTATTACGGTGCTCGTAAAAATGTTTGGACAGTAGCAAAAAATACAGTTGAAAAAGGCTGGCAATATGCTTACATCGGTCGTAAACATAAGAAGAGAAGCTTCCGTAGCTTATGGATCCAACGTATCAACGCTGCAACTCGTATGTACGGTGATATGTCTTACTCTGTATTCATGGGTAACTTACACAAAGCAGGTGTAGAATTGAACAGAAAAGTTCTTGCTGACCTTGCTATGAACCACCCTGAAGCATTCAAAGCAGTTATCGAGAAAGTTAAGTAA
- a CDS encoding S41 family peptidase, whose protein sequence is MFKNLIQSLFVLLIISSCTKDEPDFSPASTVDNRDYLKELMESWYLWNDELPANITPSNYSNQDEMLLSLRNEQDRWSNIEDKAAYEAYYESGQVTDENTGAHGIYLQYDEQNDLYVRFSYPGSTANTAGLKRGTKIQKVNGLDVASSTWEEISESMGENNLGVTNTFEIEIPEIMNFVDGQSISVPSEIKEITISKEAVIISPVLHSSVITVDQNGQDVKVGHVVFKSFIETASDALNEVFADFKAQGVTEVVLDMRYNGGGRVDIAAELCGYLAPSSAAGKDIFRYRHNEQQTENNEDYSLELQSENLNLERVFMLTTVNTASASELMINALRPFMDVQVVGQNTHGKPVGSYGFENNDFIYSVISLRILNADDEGDYFEGLPVNQSAIDDPSYYWSDVREPMLYQALHQIQYGQYDQSSSTARKMKFENINNRNLKIKEGREASFETILKLK, encoded by the coding sequence ATGTTTAAAAACCTTATTCAATCTCTATTTGTACTACTAATAATCAGCTCGTGTACAAAGGATGAACCTGACTTTTCTCCTGCATCTACGGTAGATAACCGAGATTACCTTAAAGAATTGATGGAAAGTTGGTATTTATGGAACGATGAACTTCCTGCTAACATTACACCTTCCAACTATAGCAACCAAGATGAAATGTTGCTTTCACTACGTAATGAACAAGACAGATGGAGTAATATCGAAGACAAAGCGGCTTATGAAGCGTATTACGAATCTGGCCAAGTAACGGATGAAAACACAGGTGCACATGGTATTTACTTACAATACGATGAGCAAAATGATCTTTATGTTCGTTTCTCTTATCCAGGTTCAACTGCAAATACAGCGGGATTAAAAAGAGGGACGAAAATTCAAAAAGTAAATGGATTAGATGTAGCTTCCTCAACTTGGGAAGAAATCAGCGAATCTATGGGAGAAAACAACTTGGGGGTGACAAATACCTTTGAGATTGAAATTCCTGAAATCATGAACTTTGTTGATGGACAATCGATTAGTGTCCCTTCAGAGATAAAAGAAATTACTATTTCGAAAGAAGCAGTAATTATTTCTCCTGTATTACACTCAAGTGTTATTACTGTAGATCAAAATGGACAAGATGTGAAAGTGGGACATGTTGTCTTTAAATCTTTTATCGAAACAGCTAGTGATGCTTTAAACGAGGTTTTCGCAGATTTTAAAGCACAGGGTGTTACAGAGGTAGTTTTAGATATGAGATATAATGGTGGTGGTAGAGTAGATATTGCTGCCGAACTTTGTGGATATTTGGCACCTTCTTCAGCGGCAGGTAAAGATATCTTCAGATATCGTCATAACGAACAACAAACTGAAAATAATGAAGATTACTCTTTAGAGTTACAGTCAGAAAACTTAAACTTAGAAAGAGTATTTATGCTAACTACAGTTAACACTGCATCAGCTAGTGAGTTGATGATAAATGCATTGAGACCATTTATGGATGTTCAAGTGGTTGGACAAAACACACATGGAAAGCCTGTAGGTAGTTATGGTTTCGAAAATAACGACTTTATCTATTCTGTAATATCACTTAGAATCTTAAATGCAGATGATGAAGGTGATTACTTTGAAGGTCTACCTGTGAATCAATCAGCGATTGATGATCCTTCATACTATTGGTCAGATGTAAGAGAGCCAATGTTGTATCAAGCATTACATCAGATTCAGTATGGACAGTATGATCAATCGTCTTCTACTGCTAGAAAGATGAAGTTTGAAAACATCAATAACAGAAACTTGAAAATTAAAGAAGGGAGAGAAGCCTCATTCGAGACGATTCTTAAACTTAAATAA
- a CDS encoding phosphoribosyl-AMP cyclohydrolase has translation MDKKLLEEGTEINIQFEKRDGFVPIIVQDIDSMEIIMQGWGNELALKTTIEKGKATFWSTSRNELWTKGETSGDYLEIVDILTDCDQDSLLYKVKLVGNGACHTKNKNGVARKSCFYRKITDKNSLAKLEE, from the coding sequence ATGGATAAGAAATTATTAGAAGAAGGAACTGAAATCAACATTCAGTTTGAAAAAAGAGATGGGTTTGTACCTATTATTGTTCAGGACATTGATTCCATGGAAATAATAATGCAAGGTTGGGGTAATGAACTTGCCTTAAAAACCACGATTGAAAAAGGTAAGGCTACCTTCTGGAGCACATCTAGAAATGAATTATGGACTAAAGGTGAGACATCTGGTGACTACCTTGAAATTGTAGATATTCTTACCGATTGTGATCAAGATAGCCTTTTATATAAAGTAAAGCTTGTAGGAAATGGAGCTTGTCATACTAAAAATAAAAATGGTGTAGCAAGAAAATCATGCTTCTACAGAAAAATTACTGACAAGAATTCACTCGCAAAATTAGAGGAATAA
- the abc-f gene encoding ribosomal protection-like ABC-F family protein has translation MLAISNVSFHFGSRIMYQNASLTVYPKNRIGIVGHNGAGKTTLLKLINGDLTPDEGSITMPKGCTIGFLNQDLLSYQTDESILNVAMEAFGPVLKIQEQIDTILHEMETNYKEELVEKLATLQERFDAMEGYSIKSKAEAILAGLGFKNHELERPLQSFSGGWRMRVMLGKLLLMKPDVLMLDEPTNHLDLPSIQWIENYLSSYEGAVLIVSHDREFLDRAINQTVEVSHGRLTSYSGNYSFYLEDRKLRAELQKNAYENQQQKIKETERFIERFRSKATKAKQVQSRIKMLDKMEMIEDVRNDNPEINMDFKFSQQPGKVISELNDFDKAYDEKIIFKNANLQLMRGDKVALIGANGKGKSTLLRLISGKENFDIGDRSGGHNVITAFYAQHQLEDLNVENEILDELKQAGSDKTEQELRGILGCFLFGGDEIFKKIKVLSGGEKSRVALAKTLISEANFLMLDEPTNHLDIPSVNILIQALQQYLGTYLIVSHDRHFISHVANKIWYIEDAQLKEYPGTYQEWVEWKSRQEAEKELLEKLEEEDKQTSSSTKKEKKKYTNYDLKEWQKKFKKAKNEMEKFEELVMELEEKKEEIEGSLANPDIFGNPDKLAETNRLYEQVKSDLETATEEWENWTMEFEELEEQKPN, from the coding sequence ATGTTAGCTATAAGTAACGTGTCGTTTCATTTTGGTAGTAGAATCATGTATCAAAATGCTTCCCTTACTGTTTACCCCAAAAATAGAATTGGAATTGTCGGCCATAATGGAGCAGGTAAAACCACTTTACTTAAACTAATAAATGGTGATCTCACACCCGATGAAGGTTCGATCACTATGCCTAAAGGTTGTACAATAGGGTTCTTAAACCAAGACCTACTCTCCTATCAAACGGATGAATCAATACTGAATGTAGCCATGGAAGCCTTTGGACCTGTGCTAAAAATTCAGGAACAAATTGACACCATTCTTCATGAGATGGAAACGAACTATAAAGAAGAACTAGTTGAAAAATTAGCGACTCTTCAAGAAAGGTTTGATGCAATGGAGGGGTATTCTATTAAATCTAAAGCAGAAGCTATTCTCGCTGGTCTTGGTTTCAAAAACCATGAATTAGAAAGACCGCTACAAAGTTTTTCTGGTGGATGGAGAATGCGTGTAATGTTAGGTAAATTACTTTTAATGAAGCCTGATGTTTTAATGCTTGACGAACCTACCAACCACCTTGATTTACCCTCGATCCAATGGATTGAAAATTACCTCTCTTCTTATGAAGGGGCTGTATTGATCGTTTCTCATGATAGAGAATTCTTGGATAGAGCCATAAATCAAACTGTGGAAGTATCACATGGTCGATTAACTTCTTATTCAGGCAATTATTCTTTCTACTTAGAAGACAGAAAATTAAGAGCTGAGCTTCAGAAAAATGCTTATGAAAATCAGCAACAGAAAATAAAAGAGACAGAACGCTTTATTGAGCGTTTTAGATCTAAAGCTACAAAAGCAAAACAGGTACAGTCAAGAATTAAAATGCTTGATAAAATGGAGATGATTGAGGATGTCAGAAATGACAACCCAGAAATCAATATGGATTTCAAATTCTCTCAACAACCTGGCAAGGTGATTTCAGAACTAAATGACTTTGACAAGGCATACGATGAGAAAATCATCTTCAAGAATGCGAATTTACAATTAATGCGAGGTGACAAAGTTGCTTTGATTGGTGCGAACGGTAAAGGTAAATCGACTCTTTTACGCCTTATCTCAGGTAAAGAGAACTTTGATATTGGAGATAGAAGCGGCGGCCACAATGTAATCACAGCTTTTTATGCTCAACATCAGTTAGAAGATCTGAATGTTGAAAATGAGATTCTTGATGAATTAAAACAAGCAGGTTCTGACAAAACTGAACAAGAATTAAGAGGTATTCTTGGTTGTTTTCTGTTTGGTGGAGACGAGATTTTCAAAAAAATCAAAGTACTATCTGGAGGAGAAAAATCGCGTGTTGCCTTAGCCAAGACCCTTATTTCTGAAGCCAACTTCTTAATGCTTGACGAACCTACTAACCACCTTGACATTCCTTCGGTGAATATCTTGATACAAGCACTTCAACAATATTTAGGCACCTATTTAATTGTTTCCCATGACCGTCACTTTATTTCACATGTCGCCAATAAGATTTGGTATATCGAAGATGCTCAATTGAAAGAGTATCCAGGTACTTATCAAGAATGGGTCGAATGGAAATCAAGACAAGAAGCTGAAAAGGAGCTTCTAGAGAAACTGGAGGAAGAAGACAAGCAGACTTCATCAAGCACTAAAAAAGAAAAGAAAAAATACACAAACTACGACCTCAAAGAATGGCAGAAGAAATTCAAAAAAGCCAAAAATGAAATGGAAAAATTTGAGGAATTAGTCATGGAACTTGAAGAAAAGAAAGAAGAAATTGAAGGTTCACTGGCTAACCCTGATATATTCGGAAATCCTGATAAATTAGCAGAAACAAATCGTCTATATGAACAGGTTAAGAGTGATCTTGAAACTGCAACTGAAGAATGGGAAAATTGGACGATGGAGTTTGAAGAATTAGAAGAACAGAAACCAAATTAA
- a CDS encoding MGMT family protein, with the protein MSKYKDGSFFEDVWEVTKLIPKGRVTSYGAIAEYLGSKGSARMVGWAMNASHKSDDVPAHRVVNRKGLLTGKHHFGEFNEMQSRLEDEGIIVKENQIQNMKEVYWDPNIELEL; encoded by the coding sequence ATGAGTAAATATAAAGACGGTTCATTTTTCGAAGATGTATGGGAAGTTACCAAACTCATTCCAAAAGGAAGAGTAACATCTTATGGAGCAATTGCTGAATATTTAGGTTCAAAAGGAAGTGCCAGAATGGTGGGTTGGGCAATGAATGCTTCACACAAATCAGATGATGTTCCAGCACATAGAGTTGTTAATCGAAAAGGACTGCTAACAGGTAAACATCATTTCGGCGAATTTAATGAAATGCAAAGCCGTTTAGAAGATGAAGGAATTATCGTAAAAGAAAATCAGATCCAGAATATGAAAGAGGTATACTGGGATCCAAATATAGAATTAGAGTTATAA
- the ychF gene encoding redox-regulated ATPase YchF, with the protein MGLKCGIVGLPNVGKSTLFNALTSAENAESANFPFCTIDPNVGVVTVPDPRMKELEKLVNPQKSIPTVIEFVDIAGLVKGASKGEGLGNQFLANIREVDAIIHVVRCFDDQNIVHVSGKVDPEEDKAVIDMELQLKDLESIDKKLQKTVKMAKTGNAEAKKTVAALERFKAHLESGENARSFDGTEDEWEEVKDLMLLTAKPVIYLANVDEEGINEDNEFVDRMRKIAENENAQLIKVCAAIEEQISALDDEEEKEMFLGEYGLTESGLDRLIRASYSLLDLITYFTAGEKEVRAWTICKGWKAPQAAGVIHTDFEKGFIRAEVIHYADYVHYKSELACKEAGKLSVEGKEYVVEDGDVMHFRFNV; encoded by the coding sequence ATGGGATTAAAATGTGGTATCGTTGGATTACCAAACGTAGGTAAGTCAACACTCTTTAATGCTTTAACAAGTGCAGAAAATGCTGAATCAGCAAACTTTCCATTCTGTACTATCGATCCAAATGTAGGTGTGGTTACTGTTCCAGATCCTCGTATGAAGGAATTGGAAAAATTAGTTAACCCACAAAAGTCTATTCCAACAGTAATTGAATTTGTAGATATTGCTGGATTGGTAAAAGGAGCAAGTAAAGGCGAAGGTTTAGGAAACCAATTTTTGGCAAACATTCGTGAGGTTGACGCAATCATCCACGTTGTTAGATGTTTTGATGACCAAAATATTGTTCACGTTTCGGGTAAAGTAGATCCAGAAGAAGATAAAGCAGTGATTGATATGGAGCTTCAGTTGAAAGACTTAGAATCTATCGACAAGAAACTTCAGAAAACAGTGAAAATGGCGAAAACAGGTAATGCTGAAGCCAAGAAAACTGTAGCTGCTTTAGAAAGATTTAAAGCACATTTAGAATCAGGTGAAAATGCTCGTTCTTTTGATGGAACTGAAGATGAGTGGGAAGAGGTAAAAGATTTAATGCTTTTAACTGCTAAGCCTGTGATTTATTTAGCAAACGTAGATGAAGAAGGTATCAATGAAGATAACGAGTTCGTTGATCGTATGCGAAAAATTGCTGAAAATGAGAATGCTCAGTTAATTAAAGTTTGTGCTGCCATTGAAGAACAAATTTCTGCTTTAGATGATGAAGAAGAAAAAGAAATGTTCTTAGGTGAGTATGGCTTAACAGAATCAGGTTTAGACCGTTTAATCCGTGCTTCATATTCACTACTTGATCTTATCACTTACTTTACTGCTGGTGAAAAAGAAGTTAGAGCATGGACAATCTGTAAAGGTTGGAAAGCCCCTCAAGCAGCAGGAGTTATTCATACAGATTTTGAAAAAGGATTTATCCGCGCAGAAGTAATCCATTATGCAGATTATGTTCACTACAAATCTGAATTAGCTTGTAAAGAAGCAGGTAAACTTTCTGTAGAAGGAAAAGAATATGTCGTTGAGGATGGTGATGTAATGCACTTCAGATTCAACGTATAA
- a CDS encoding hybrid sensor histidine kinase/response regulator — protein MDSVQVKKVKPTVLYVDDEQQNLVSFRAGFRKVYKVLIANSGDEALEILKEEHNNISVVISDQRMPKMTGVELFEKVRELYPDIMRIVLTGYSDVQDIINAISKGEVYRYITKPWNRDELMVTIDNAIEAYNLKVENRTLFTSLQEANEHLEEKVKSRTKALQRQNEELIELDGEKNHLIGIVAHDLKSPLSQIGGLIELMKFDMETFTSEQKEYIDMIQESINKQEELITQILDLNALESKASNLTIKPYDLSKLVKESAERFELTAQKKNITLEVGVIEDSFAEVDETYFGQVLQNLISNAVKFSPVDKKIFIFVKENGEDLEIHVKDEGPGLNENDKKKLFGRFQKLSARPTGGEHSTGLGLSIVKKMVEDMSGKVWCDSVEGEGADFVVSFAKASKEA, from the coding sequence ATGGATAGTGTTCAAGTAAAGAAAGTTAAGCCCACAGTGCTTTATGTAGATGATGAACAACAAAACCTAGTGTCATTCAGAGCAGGTTTTCGTAAAGTTTATAAAGTACTCATAGCAAACAGTGGAGACGAGGCTTTAGAAATACTTAAAGAAGAACATAATAATATAAGTGTTGTGATCTCCGATCAACGTATGCCTAAAATGACAGGTGTAGAGCTTTTCGAAAAAGTTAGAGAGCTGTACCCTGATATTATGCGTATTGTGTTGACAGGTTACAGCGATGTACAGGATATTATTAATGCAATCTCTAAAGGTGAGGTATATCGTTATATCACAAAACCTTGGAATAGGGATGAGTTAATGGTAACTATCGACAATGCAATTGAAGCTTATAATCTTAAAGTCGAAAATAGGACTTTATTTACTTCTCTTCAGGAAGCCAATGAGCACTTAGAAGAGAAAGTAAAAAGTAGAACAAAAGCATTGCAACGTCAGAATGAGGAGCTGATCGAATTAGATGGTGAGAAAAACCACTTAATTGGTATTGTTGCTCATGATTTGAAATCGCCTTTATCCCAAATTGGTGGCTTGATTGAATTAATGAAGTTCGATATGGAGACTTTTACTTCAGAGCAAAAGGAGTATATCGATATGATTCAAGAATCCATTAATAAGCAAGAGGAGTTGATTACACAGATTTTGGATCTTAATGCATTGGAATCTAAGGCCTCTAACTTAACAATTAAGCCTTATGATCTTTCTAAATTAGTCAAAGAATCTGCTGAGCGTTTTGAACTGACAGCTCAGAAGAAAAATATAACTTTAGAGGTAGGAGTGATTGAAGATAGCTTTGCTGAAGTAGATGAGACTTACTTCGGACAAGTTCTACAAAATCTTATTTCTAATGCTGTAAAATTTTCACCTGTAGATAAAAAGATTTTCATTTTTGTGAAAGAAAATGGAGAAGACTTGGAAATTCATGTAAAAGATGAAGGACCTGGTTTAAATGAGAATGACAAGAAGAAATTATTCGGTCGTTTTCAAAAATTATCTGCAAGACCAACAGGAGGTGAGCATAGTACTGGGTTAGGACTTTCTATCGTAAAGAAAATGGTAGAAGATATGTCCGGAAAAGTATGGTGTGATTCTGTTGAAGGTGAGGGTGCAGACTTTGTAGTTTCTTTTGCAAAAGCATCAAAAGAAGCATAA
- a CDS encoding outer membrane beta-barrel protein, translating to MQYKYILFLCLFFFVQTITKAQEEIPKPTKYLEIGPAIGSYRGDLSPNYSKVNGGVNVGYIFNKERRWNFRLDFSYLYVQGQILRAPDYIPPLTEPYPNDYFQSHTFNTSLSVMFNIINKDNFKVYIAQGIGLFYYNPMDENGEELIENISDPRQGYYKTRNDGEDYTNFALSLPTRFGVNYFFPTNFGVGLSATFANIFTDYLDNVSELGNVKGNDNLMSVNFSFFIPLQYQKLNRVK from the coding sequence ATGCAATATAAATATATACTCTTCTTATGTCTGTTTTTCTTCGTTCAAACTATCACTAAAGCACAAGAAGAAATACCAAAACCAACAAAATATCTTGAAATAGGTCCAGCTATTGGGAGTTATAGAGGTGATTTATCTCCCAATTATTCTAAAGTGAATGGGGGGGTAAATGTAGGGTATATTTTTAATAAAGAAAGAAGATGGAATTTTAGATTGGACTTTTCGTACCTATATGTACAAGGTCAGATTTTAAGAGCACCCGATTATATACCACCATTAACTGAACCTTACCCCAACGATTATTTTCAATCGCATACATTTAATACCTCTTTATCGGTAATGTTCAATATTATCAATAAGGATAATTTTAAAGTCTATATAGCTCAAGGTATCGGATTATTCTATTATAACCCAATGGATGAGAATGGAGAAGAGTTGATTGAAAATATCTCAGATCCAAGACAAGGTTATTATAAGACAAGAAATGATGGTGAAGATTATACAAATTTTGCACTTTCACTACCCACTAGATTTGGAGTGAATTACTTCTTTCCAACAAATTTTGGGGTAGGATTAAGTGCAACCTTTGCGAATATATTTACTGATTATTTAGATAATGTCTCAGAACTTGGTAATGTAAAAGGAAATGACAATCTGATGTCTGTCAATTTCTCATTCTTTATACCACTACAGTATCAAAAACTAAATAGAGTGAAATAA